CTTAGAAACAAATCAATAAACATAAAATTAGTAAGACATGACAAAGAAAATTTAAAACAAACAACACTATTTCCAAAAAAGAATCAAGAATTTAAACCTGATTTAATATGTGTAACTTCTATTTTTACTTATTGGTCAAAATATGTTAAAAATACAGTATCTTACTATAAATCATTATATAAAAATATCCCAGTAATAGTTGGTGGAATATATGCCTCATTAATGCCAGAACATTGTAAAAATTATACAAAATGTGATGATGTTATTTTAGGACCCATATATGAAGCAGAAAAATTATACCCCGCATATGATCTTGTTGATGTGGATTACCAAATAGTTCACACAAGTAGAGGTTGTGTAAGACAATGTAAATTCTGTGGAACATACATCATAGAACCTGAATGGAAATGTAAAAAAAGCATAAAAAAAGAAATAAAAAAGAAAAAAATAATTTTTTACGATAATAATCTTCTAGCTAACCCCTATATTAAAAACATATTAAATGAATTAATTGAACTAAAACAAAACCATGAAATTAGTTATGTAGAATCCCAATCTGGATTTGATGGTAGAATATTACGAAAACATCCGGAAATAGCTAAAATGTTAAAAAAAGCAGGATTTAAAAATCCAAAAATTGCATGGGATTATAATCTAAAACAAGCTCCAAAAATAAAAGAACAAATAGATTTATTAATATCCGGAGGATTTAAAGCAAAAGAAATCTCCATATTTATGATATATAATTATGATTTAGATTACAATGAAATGGAAAAAAAAAGAGTGCAATGTGCTAAATGGGGAGTTCAAATAACTGATTGTCGTTACAGACCGTTAGATCAAACATTTGACGAATACAGTCCCTATAAAACAAAAGGACAAACTAATAAAGATTACTACATCCATCCAAATTGGACAGATAAAGAAATTCGTAAATTTAGAAGAAATATAAGGCGTCATAATATATGTATGCGTCACGAGGTAGATTACCATTCCTCAATTCTTGAACGAAAAAAAATACCTCAAGAATTAGCTCAAAAATATAGAGAAATGGATTATAACGAAGTTAAACAATATTTGCCCGACGCTTGGACCCCTGTTAAATCACATGACCTTAATGAAAAAGATTATTTTAAAATAAGTGATACTTTAACACATATTAAAAAACCTGAAAAAACTCAAAAAAATCAAACATTACTAAATCACGATTATTGTCCTCCAAAACAAAATATTATTCAAATAAATTATTTAACCACTTACAATAAAACAAACTCCCAAATAGTAGAAAATAAAAATAAAAAAGATAACATTGATGAATGCATAAAATATATTATTAATACAAAACAAAAAAATGAAATTGAAATTCCATACAGAATAAATGCTAAATAAAAATAATTTTAAAAAAAAAGATAGGAAAATGCTTAATTTTAGTTACATAAGCTGTATAAATAATTATGTTATTAAATTATAATAACCAACAAACAACTACAAAAATAAAATTAAAGCGAGAAAAATCCTTTCTCACTTAAACAATAACTTTTTCAAACAGCCCTTCGTCTTCAGCAGTAATCATGACAATCTTATCATTGTCAACATATGTGAAAAAGTACAGTTCACTTTCCTTATCAAATTCAAACCAGCCCTTATGACCTTTTATGGTTTTTTCAACCTCGGAAGGTTCCTTAAGACTGTTAAAATCTACACTACCCCCGTCATAAAAAACAGTTACACTTAACATGTTGTAATTACTGTCAAAATAGGTATGATCAAATGTTTTAAAACCGTTTTCATCCACTTCACCATTTTTAGCCATGGACATGTCTTCTGTATATCCATCAGGAATGGCGAACTTTATTCCGTCAACTTCAATATTTTGCACAGCAGCTACCGAAGCGATTCCAATAGCTAAAACAGCAAATACTCCCAAAGCAATCAAAATTTTTCTAGAAACCATGAAAAACATCCAATAAATATTAATTTATAAAAGGAAATTAATATAATTACCTATATTCTCCTAAACAAAATAAGCTGATTTTAAAAATATTCTAAACAAATTAAAAACACAAGCTATAAAAGCAACTAAATATGAAATTAAAAGTATGGACATTTTTGACGAATATATTGTCGGAAACCTCAGCTCCATCAACTGGTGTTTTGAAAATACCCATTTTATTCAGAGGCTTGATGACAACGGAATCTCAAGAGACTATATTGTAGACACAGTATTGAATGAAGAGCCTTTAAGATATGAACCTAGCGGAAATCACCAGTATGAAGTTATTTTTCCGGCTCCGAAAACTAAGAAATACTCTGAAATCAAGGTTGTTTTTGCCTGTGACAACAACACGATAAATTTGGTAACGGTAATGCCCAATGCCACTACAAACAGACAAAAGAACACCTACAAATCACAGAATTATAAAAGTCTGGAAAAAAAGAAACAGAAAGCCTATTCCAAAAGAAAGAAACTTTATTAAAAGTGTGTTTTAAGGAGTATAAAACCCCTTTAAAACACGTGAGAAGGTTTTAAACGAATCAAAAAAATAAATTTTTTTGTTGATATATTAGAATATGATTTAAAAAAAACCATATTACACCTTACTATTTGTCATTAACAGTTATTTATAATCTTCGAATTTTGTCAGCATAACACTTGCTATTAAAATGCTGAGTGTAATAACAACATCAACAGCCAGTTCCAGAAATCCCCCTGTTTTAATCAGGTCAATAATTCCGAATGTCCAAACTATGAAAATTACACATGGGAGTATATATTTAATGATTGCAACCCATAGTTTTCCAACATGCATTACAGAATCCTTGTTTACAACTTCAATTAAATCATCAATTCCTAAAATCCATCCAAATATAATACACTGCAATGCGATTAAAAACAATATTCCGAACTGGTTCAAAAATCCGTCAACTATTTCCACAAGATAGCTGGAGATTCCGCATGTGAAAAACATTGAAATCACAAATCCGACACCACATAATATACTGGCTGATTTTTTACGGGTAAATCCAAACTTATCACATACAGAATTAAGTAACGGCTCTAAAAATCCCAGAGCAGAAGTTATTCCTGCAAATAATATAGCCAGGAAAAACAGAGGTCCCAATATCTTACCTGCTATACCCATTGTATTGAATATTGTCGGAAATACAATAAATACAAGACCTGTACCCTGTCTGATTAGGCTTTCAATCGGAACGCCTGATGTTACTGACATGAAACCCAATATGGAAAAGACTCCAAATGCAGTGAATATCTCAAAACCTGAGTTTGAACTAACTACAATCAGCACATTATTGATTAATTTTGAATCTTCAGGTAAATAACTTGCATATGTAAGTGCAATAGCCATTCCCAAACTTAATGAAAATATAATCTGTGAAAATGCAGCAAGCCATATGTTTACATCAAAAAGCACTGACCAGTCAGGAGTCAGCAGTGTTTCAATTCCCAAATTATGGCCAGGCAATGTCAGGGAAAATATTACAATAGCTGCCATTATAACAAACAATAATGGAATCAGCACTTTGGATACTTTGCCTATTCCTGAGTTCAGCTCTTTTTTTGAAATAAACCATATCATCACCCATACAATAACCAGTCCCGCCACTGTCGGAAGTATCAGATGTGACCAGTCAGAAATTGTAGAGTCTCCACCAACATAGTTTAAGAAAAATCCTGCAGGATCAGCCCCCCATGCCAGAAACGGACTTGCTCCAAGATAAACTATATCCCATGCAAGAATAACCATATAATATGTTACAACACCAAATGCCAGAAGACCTAAAATCCATCCTATTACTTCAAACCTCGGTCTTATCTTGTGGAGCAGATTTGAAAATGATGTTTTGAATTTGAACCCCAAACCATATTCCAAAATAAGAAAGGGAATTCCCAGAAGCCCAATAGCTACAAAATAAGGAATAAAAAAGGATCCTCCACCATTGGAGTACAGCACATAGCTGAAACGCCATATATTACCTAATCCAACAGCAGCCCCAATCATTGACATTAAAAACGCAAGAGAAGAATTCCACTCGCTTTTATTATCATGATTCATTGGTATCACCTGTTAAATTAAAATACAATTTACCGGTACCCTCCGGTGTTATTTCCAAATCATCACATTGAGGATACAATGAATTAAGTAAACTGGTTCCCTCATCAGGTCCCATAAAGTAAGGCAGGTATCCTGAAATAATCACAGGATAAACTGTACACTCTCCAGTATCATTGACAAAGTCTATTTTGACTATATATGCAATGTGAGTTGCTGAATTTGACATGTCAAATATGAAGTTTCCCAGACTGTAGAATATAGGTTTGCCGTTATACATTTCAATTCCCTGTGTTACATGAGGATGTGAACCTAAAACAGCATCTGCCCCATAATCTATTACTTCATGAGCCATCTTTTCCTGATCAGGATTTGGTGAATGGGAGTATTCATTTCCAAAGTGGAAATAAACAATTACAACATCTGAACCATTTGCCTTTGCATCCTGAATTTGACATTTTGCAACATCACTGTCATATGCGGAATAACCTGGATTAGAACCATTAGCCTGAGGCATTACATCAGTACTATATTCTTTAAAGTTGTTTGAATCCATATAATTGATTATAGTAATATTTCTTCCGTTTATATCGCTGCTTGCAGTTTGGCGAGCCTGAGATTCATTATTTCCTGCGCCGATATGAGTGATGCCTGCATCATCCAAAGACTTTAAGGTATCTTTCATACCGTCAGTGCCGTAATCAAATAAATGGTTGTTAGCCAGTGCTGCAACGGTATTGTTGTTGGCTTTAGCTAATGGAACATAGGAAGGATCGCATTTAAGCGGAACATCACCTTTTACAGCACACCCAGAAGTTGTTGCAGCATTTTCAAAGTTAATCAACAGCAAATCCGCACTTCCCGTTACATTTTCCACATGTCTGAAAGGACTTTCATCCAAACTTAATACTCCAGCCATATTACGTGCAAACATCACATCACCCGTTACAACAACAGAAGCATTTCCCTTAGGTGTTTCTATTATTGAATTGTTGCTGGTGAATGTGGCTGCACCAGCTATCAAAACCAACACTGCCAAAATAATAATTAAAATTAATGTTATTTTTTTAAGCTTCATTAATGTTTACCTCTTCTCCGCTTTCAGAAAAGAGCTGATTCAGCATCCAGTCAGCATCATATTCCTTAATGTCATCATATCCCTGACCCATTCCCAAAAAGAGAATAGGTTTTTTGATAACATAACCAATAGATAATGATGCTCCTCCTTTACTGTCAGCATCTGCTTTAGTTAAAATAACACCGTCAAGGTCAATAGCTTCATTAAATTTGGAAGCCTGCTGGGTTGCATCATTACCTGTTAGGGCATCCCCTACAAAGACAACCAAATCAGGTTTTGCAACTCTCTTAATCTTTTTCATTTCATCCATAAGATTGGTGTTGGTCTGCATCCTACCTGCAGTATCAATTAAAACCAGCTCTTTACCTTGAGCTTTTGCATGTTCAACTGCATCAAATGCAACAGCTGCAGGATCTGAACCCTTCTGGTGTTTGATAAGCTTAACTCCAACCTTGTCTGCATGGTAATTAACCTGTTCAATAGCACCTGCTCTGAAAGTATCTGCAGCAGCTATTACAGGAGTATAACCTTTTT
This genomic stretch from Methanobrevibacter smithii ATCC 35061 harbors:
- a CDS encoding DUF4258 domain-containing protein, with the translated sequence MDIFDEYIVGNLSSINWCFENTHFIQRLDDNGISRDYIVDTVLNEEPLRYEPSGNHQYEVIFPAPKTKKYSEIKVVFACDNNTINLVTVMPNATTNRQKNTYKSQNYKSLEKKKQKAYSKRKKLY
- a CDS encoding CapA family protein, producing the protein MKLKKITLILIIILAVLVLIAGAATFTSNNSIIETPKGNASVVVTGDVMFARNMAGVLSLDESPFRHVENVTGSADLLLINFENAATTSGCAVKGDVPLKCDPSYVPLAKANNNTVAALANNHLFDYGTDGMKDTLKSLDDAGITHIGAGNNESQARQTASSDINGRNITIINYMDSNNFKEYSTDVMPQANGSNPGYSAYDSDVAKCQIQDAKANGSDVVIVYFHFGNEYSHSPNPDQEKMAHEVIDYGADAVLGSHPHVTQGIEMYNGKPIFYSLGNFIFDMSNSATHIAYIVKIDFVNDTGECTVYPVIISGYLPYFMGPDEGTSLLNSLYPQCDDLEITPEGTGKLYFNLTGDTNES
- a CDS encoding sodium-dependent transporter, whose amino-acid sequence is MNHDNKSEWNSSLAFLMSMIGAAVGLGNIWRFSYVLYSNGGGSFFIPYFVAIGLLGIPFLILEYGLGFKFKTSFSNLLHKIRPRFEVIGWILGLLAFGVVTYYMVILAWDIVYLGASPFLAWGADPAGFFLNYVGGDSTISDWSHLILPTVAGLVIVWVMIWFISKKELNSGIGKVSKVLIPLLFVIMAAIVIFSLTLPGHNLGIETLLTPDWSVLFDVNIWLAAFSQIIFSLSLGMAIALTYASYLPEDSKLINNVLIVVSSNSGFEIFTAFGVFSILGFMSVTSGVPIESLIRQGTGLVFIVFPTIFNTMGIAGKILGPLFFLAILFAGITSALGFLEPLLNSVCDKFGFTRKKSASILCGVGFVISMFFTCGISSYLVEIVDGFLNQFGILFLIALQCIIFGWILGIDDLIEVVNKDSVMHVGKLWVAIIKYILPCVIFIVWTFGIIDLIKTGGFLELAVDVVITLSILIASVMLTKFEDYK
- a CDS encoding cobalamin-dependent protein (Presence of a B(12) (cobalamin)-binding domain implies dependence on cobalamin itself, in one of its several forms, or in some unusual lineages, dependence on a cobalamin-like analog.); this translates as MAFEDWITKDVKNVLLVEPNFPIPNKSRNHANFLPIGLLKIAAYLRNKSINIKLVRHDKENLKQTTLFPKKNQEFKPDLICVTSIFTYWSKYVKNTVSYYKSLYKNIPVIVGGIYASLMPEHCKNYTKCDDVILGPIYEAEKLYPAYDLVDVDYQIVHTSRGCVRQCKFCGTYIIEPEWKCKKSIKKEIKKKKIIFYDNNLLANPYIKNILNELIELKQNHEISYVESQSGFDGRILRKHPEIAKMLKKAGFKNPKIAWDYNLKQAPKIKEQIDLLISGGFKAKEISIFMIYNYDLDYNEMEKKRVQCAKWGVQITDCRYRPLDQTFDEYSPYKTKGQTNKDYYIHPNWTDKEIRKFRRNIRRHNICMRHEVDYHSSILERKKIPQELAQKYREMDYNEVKQYLPDAWTPVKSHDLNEKDYFKISDTLTHIKKPEKTQKNQTLLNHDYCPPKQNIIQINYLTTYNKTNSQIVENKNKKDNIDECIKYIINTKQKNEIEIPYRINAK